A single genomic interval of Candidatus Beckwithbacteria bacterium harbors:
- the ndk gene encoding nucleoside-diphosphate kinase, translating to MQKSVILVKPDGVQRGLIGQIISRFERKGLKLVGLKMMYLTDEILDNWYAHHKEKPFFGSLKKFMESSPIVAMLWEGVECIDTVRRLVGVTKGREAECGSIRGDFAMSQSNNLIHASDSPENAKKELDLVFEPSEIFNYDKDDYLQVYSEEERG from the coding sequence ATGCAAAAATCTGTCATTTTAGTCAAACCAGATGGAGTCCAAAGAGGTCTCATTGGTCAAATCATTTCCCGGTTTGAGCGCAAAGGTCTCAAGTTGGTAGGTCTTAAGATGATGTATTTGACTGACGAAATTTTAGACAACTGGTATGCTCACCACAAAGAAAAACCATTTTTTGGATCTTTGAAAAAATTTATGGAAAGCTCGCCCATTGTAGCTATGCTTTGGGAGGGAGTAGAGTGTATTGATACGGTTCGACGCCTGGTTGGAGTCACCAAAGGTCGTGAGGCTGAATGTGGTTCGATCCGCGGTGACTTTGCTATGAGTCAAAGCAACAATCTTATCCATGCCTCTGATAGCCCAGAAAATGCTAAAAAAGAGCTAGACCTGGTGTTTGAACCATCGGAAATCTTTAATTATGACAAAGATGATTATCTGCAAGTGTATTCAGAAGAAGAGCGAGGATAG
- a CDS encoding nucleoside triphosphate pyrophosphohydrolase, with protein sequence MSKIYNKLIRDRIPEIIAQSGHKAIVSTLTKKAFVKALKQKLIEEVQELNEAKTKRELVNELVDVQEVFDYLIKELHLSPSEFKKLQTKKRKERGGFEKQLQLEKVE encoded by the coding sequence ATGTCAAAAATATATAACAAACTTATTCGCGACCGCATTCCTGAAATTATCGCTCAAAGTGGCCATAAAGCTATAGTTTCTACATTAACTAAAAAAGCTTTTGTCAAAGCTTTGAAACAAAAACTCATTGAAGAAGTTCAAGAACTAAATGAAGCTAAGACTAAAAGAGAGCTAGTCAACGAATTGGTTGATGTGCAGGAAGTTTTTGATTATTTAATCAAAGAGTTGCATCTTTCTCCAAGTGAATTCAAAAAGTTACAAACTAAAAAACGGAAAGAACGAGGCGGATTTGAAAAACAACTTCAACTTGAGAAAGTAGAATAA
- a CDS encoding PEGA domain-containing protein has protein sequence MNQRLIITLLVLLFLAGGTYLAIRYAQGYRVNLSNQVVEGTGLLVANSHPQGASVLINDELKTATDDTLHLTPGNYKVRLEKDGYKAWEKQLQIKSELVTQTNARLFPAAPSFSALTYNGASDITPSPDGHKLAFKVATGSAETKYGIWILSLDENPLRFSSNAIQIAIDEPSIAFSKAQLFWSPNSSEILAYFNENRAYLLNASNPNKTQALVNVAFQLPSLVQDWQEQLGLEQQKRLAKLPIPMQEIATASATLLYFSPSEEKLLYTATASATIPEKLIPPLPAINAQTQERNLKPGSIYVYDSKEDTNFLVVEDAFSPEDLDEFIQKFTPPPLKTEVTPGSPEPVIETTPLNQPVLEVLQNLQAQYSPVYSHHRIQWFPDSYHLIITEPDRVCIVEYDGNNKVAMFTGYFLEQFTYPWPNGQKLVLLTPLSPSSEVLPNLYALDLE, from the coding sequence ATGAATCAACGCCTTATCATTACTTTACTGGTTCTACTATTTTTGGCTGGTGGAACATATTTGGCTATTCGTTATGCTCAAGGATATCGGGTCAACCTTTCAAATCAAGTCGTTGAAGGAACTGGTTTACTGGTAGCAAACTCTCACCCTCAAGGCGCTTCGGTTCTCATCAATGATGAGTTAAAAACTGCGACTGACGACACCTTGCATTTAACACCTGGAAACTATAAAGTCCGTTTAGAAAAAGATGGTTATAAAGCTTGGGAAAAACAGTTACAAATCAAAAGTGAGCTAGTCACGCAAACTAATGCTCGACTGTTTCCGGCTGCCCCATCATTTTCAGCTTTGACCTATAATGGAGCTAGTGATATTACTCCTTCACCCGATGGTCATAAATTGGCATTCAAAGTTGCTACCGGCTCAGCTGAAACTAAATATGGTATCTGGATTTTAAGCCTGGACGAAAATCCGTTGCGTTTTAGCTCCAATGCTATTCAAATTGCTATTGACGAACCAAGTATAGCTTTTTCGAAGGCTCAGCTATTTTGGTCTCCAAATTCCAGCGAGATTTTAGCTTATTTTAACGAAAATCGAGCTTATTTACTTAATGCCAGTAATCCCAACAAAACCCAGGCTTTAGTAAATGTAGCTTTTCAACTCCCTTCCCTAGTTCAAGATTGGCAGGAACAACTGGGATTGGAGCAGCAAAAACGACTAGCAAAGTTGCCAATACCAATGCAAGAAATTGCTACCGCTTCGGCTACTTTGCTCTACTTTTCCCCTAGCGAAGAAAAATTGCTGTATACCGCTACTGCTTCTGCTACTATTCCTGAAAAATTGATTCCACCTCTACCCGCTATTAACGCTCAAACGCAAGAACGCAATCTTAAACCGGGCAGTATTTATGTCTATGACAGTAAAGAAGACACTAATTTTTTAGTGGTTGAAGATGCCTTTAGCCCAGAAGACTTGGATGAGTTTATCCAAAAATTTACTCCGCCACCACTAAAGACTGAAGTCACGCCAGGTTCTCCCGAGCCAGTCATAGAAACTACTCCACTTAACCAACCAGTTTTGGAAGTCTTGCAGAATTTACAAGCTCAGTATTCACCGGTTTATAGTCACCACCGAATTCAGTGGTTTCCTGATTCCTACCATTTAATTATTACCGAACCTGATCGGGTCTGTATTGTTGAATATGATGGTAATAATAAAGTTGCCATGTTTACTGGTTATTTCTTGGAACAGTTTACCTACCCTTGGCCTAATGGCCAAAAATTGGTGCTATTAACCCCCCTTTCTCCTTCTTCGGAAGTTTTGCCAAATCTCTATGCTTTGGACCTGGAATAA